From one Caldithrix abyssi DSM 13497 genomic stretch:
- a CDS encoding IS110 family transposase encodes MGKINKKERKFNEETLLVTVDIGKKFNYGYARTKDGQELEVFKFFNTGKGFEYFLKKVESFRAKTGLKNCLFGLESTGSYGLALIHYLHRRGYEIVQINPMHTKRLKELTDNSPNKTDKKDPKVIADIIELNKYLTVIIPEGIFAELRELVHLREKILEDLRRSYNRIEGQLFKIFPEFSQVMRDLTTKTSRYLLAHYTLPQFILDLGLTKLTELIKSVSKNRLGEEKALALYEAAKMSGGIKEGTRSIVMEIKIHLDQIDRLESYQKSLKDEIENYLKEVPYSRNILSIKGIGPIIAAILIGELGDIRRYKSYRELEKIAGLNLYEVSSGQHKGKHHISKRGRSLLRKALFYIAINASRGILQEVYQVHKEKGMASAKALTALSRKILAIIFALVRDDSFYIEGYKKSNKAA; translated from the coding sequence ATGGGGAAAATAAACAAAAAAGAGAGAAAATTCAACGAAGAAACCTTATTAGTTACAGTGGATATAGGCAAAAAATTTAATTACGGTTATGCACGTACAAAAGATGGTCAGGAGTTAGAAGTGTTTAAGTTTTTTAACACAGGTAAAGGATTCGAATATTTTTTAAAAAAAGTAGAAAGCTTCAGAGCAAAGACCGGTCTTAAGAATTGTTTATTTGGCCTGGAATCCACTGGCAGCTATGGGCTTGCGCTCATTCATTATCTACATCGAAGGGGCTATGAGATTGTACAAATAAATCCGATGCATACCAAGCGCCTGAAAGAATTAACGGACAATAGTCCCAATAAGACAGATAAAAAAGACCCAAAGGTCATAGCAGATATAATAGAATTAAACAAATATTTAACAGTAATCATCCCAGAGGGAATTTTTGCGGAATTACGCGAATTGGTTCATTTAAGAGAGAAAATACTTGAAGATCTACGAAGGAGTTATAATCGAATTGAGGGACAGTTATTTAAGATATTTCCGGAATTCTCTCAGGTCATGAGAGATTTAACTACAAAGACTTCACGTTATCTTTTGGCTCATTATACTTTACCTCAATTCATATTGGATTTAGGCTTAACAAAGCTAACAGAGCTAATAAAGTCAGTAAGTAAAAACCGATTAGGTGAAGAAAAGGCCCTTGCTTTATATGAAGCTGCTAAGATGAGCGGAGGCATCAAAGAAGGAACCCGGTCCATTGTAATGGAGATCAAGATACATCTTGATCAGATAGATCGTTTAGAATCTTATCAAAAGTCACTAAAGGATGAGATAGAGAATTATTTAAAAGAAGTGCCATACAGCAGGAACATATTATCCATAAAAGGGATAGGACCCATAATCGCAGCCATTTTAATAGGAGAGTTAGGAGATATCCGCAGATATAAAAGTTATCGTGAGTTAGAGAAGATAGCGGGATTAAACCTGTATGAAGTCAGTTCTGGCCAACATAAAGGTAAACATCACATAAGCAAACGCGGTCGGAGTTTATTAAGAAAAGCTCTTTTTTATATAGCCATCAATGCAAGTAGAGGTATCTTACAAGAAGTTTATCAGGTACATAAGGAGAAAGGGATGGCCAGCGCCAAGGCTTTAACGGCGTTATCCAGAAAGATATTAGCCATTATTTTTGCATTAGTAAGAGATGATAGTTTCTACATAGAAGGCTATAAAAAATCAAATAAAGCAGCCTAA